In Mytilus edulis chromosome 7, xbMytEdul2.2, whole genome shotgun sequence, a single genomic region encodes these proteins:
- the LOC139481365 gene encoding sodium- and chloride-dependent glycine transporter 1-like, translated as MMRDTKAVDSESGFLPVSDMEDGIVDGGENVQYLFPGVQVVEVKELHVTNPQKRDDASSSFSSMGSDGSADFNAKLEEIQERAAWGGKLEFMLTMIGYAVGLGNVWRFPYLCYKNGGGAFLLPYCIMLAVVGLPLFYMELALGQYASLGPITIWRLNPLMKGLGYAMVIVSWLIGLYYNVVIAHVLYYLYSSFTSVLPWTTCDNDWNTVHCLIPTDSEFKKNESLFNATLETTTTSSPKLNFTRTPSEEYYRFNVLAQNDSIDEFGTIQWHLALSLFIAWLLVFLVLMRGIKSLGKVVYFTAIFPYIMLTVLFIRGVTLPGAGTGIAYYLKPDFERLLDPRVWSDAATQIFYSLSACSGGLIAMASYNKFDNNCYRDSLIVCLINCGTSIFAGLVIFSVLGFMALEKGVGIADVADDGPGLAFVVYPEALSRMPVSPMWAVFFFIMMATLGFGSEFSIIECVLSAIGDEFPILRKERKYNIAFRATFCSVAFLLGLPMICNGGIFLLNLVDYSVGGFPLLVVGLVELITINWVYGYSKFADNIHMMLGHQPGKYWFICWKYGSALVIAITIIMNIAMYKEPDLDDVLYPEWAKSLGWLIAMFPIVVIPAWFLYKYCRIGGFELMKMGVKPLPSWGPISKSKQRQYADVESSVDKRLSNPALARLMGSNATTVTECSPASSTMNLIRSKNLSESDV; from the exons ATGATGAGAGACACGAAAGCTGTTGATTCAGAGTCTGGATTTTTACCGGTTTCTGATATGGAGGATGGAATTGTTGATGGCGGAGAAAATGTCCAGTATCTCTTCCCAGGCGTTCAAGTCGTAGAAGTT aaaGAACTACATGTCACAAACCCCCAAAAAAGAGATGATGCATCAAGTTCATTTAGTTCTATGGGAAGTGATGGAAGTGCAGATTTCAATGCAAAACTGGAAGAAATCCAAGAACGAGCAGCATGGGGTGGCAAATTAGAATTTATGTTGACAATGATTGGATATGCCGTCGGACTTGGAAATGTCTGGAGATTTCCATACCTCTGCTACAAAAACGGTGGAG GTGCGTTTTTGTTGCCTTACTGTATCATGTTAGCTGTAGTTGGTTTGCCGTTGTTCTATATGGAGCTGGCACTAGGACAGTACGCTAGTCTAGGTCCTATAACAATATGGAGACTTAACCCTCTAATGAAAG gTCTTGGCTATGCTATGGTTATAGTGTCATGGTTAATTGGATTATATTACAACGTTGTTATAGCACACGTTCTTTATTATCTTTACTCTTCTTTTACTTCCGTGTTACCATGGACAACGTGTGATAATGATTGGAACACCGTGCACTGCCTTATTCCAACTGACTCggaatttaagaaaaatg AATCACTATTCAATGCAACTCTCGAGACTACTACTACGAGTTCTCCCAAGCTCAACTTCACCAGAACTCCCAGCGAGGAATATTACAG GTTTAATGTACTTGCACAGAATGATTCAATAGACGAGTTTGGAACCATACAATGGCATTTAGCATTATCTCTCTTTATTGCTTGGCTCCTGGTGTTCTTGGTCCTAATGAGAGGAATCAAGTCCTTAGGAAAG gTTGTATATTTCACTGCCATATTCCCCTATATCATGCTGACAGTTTTGTTTATCCGGGGTGTTACCTTACCAGGAGCAGGCACTGGGATTGCATACTATTTGAAACCCGACTTCGAACGTCTGCTCGACCCACGTGTCTGGAGTGATGCTGCAACACAGATCTTCTACTCACTGAGTGCCTGCTCAGGAGGATTAATTGCTATGGCAAGCTACAACAAATTCGACAACAATTGTTATCGAGATTCTTTAATTGTCTGCCTTATCAACTGTGGTACAAGTATTTTTGCCGGCCTTGTCATCTTTTCTGTTCTTGGTTTCATGGCCTTAGAGAAAGGAGTAGGAATAGCGGATGTCGCTGATGATG gaCCTGGATTGGCTTTTGTTGTTTATCCAGAGGCACTCTCCCGAATGCCTGTGTCACCAATGTGGGCTGTGTTTTTCTTCATCATGATGGCTACTCTTGGCTTTGGTTCAGAG TTTTCAATTATTGAATGCGTACTGAGTGCAATAGGAGATGAATTCCCCATTTTGAGAAAAGAAAGGAAATACAACATTGCTTTCCGTGCAACCTTTTGCTCTGTTGCATTTTTACTGGGACTTCCAATGATATGTAAT ggTGGTATATTCTTGTTGAACCTGGTAGATTATAGTGTAGGCGGGTTCCCACTGTTAGTTGTTGGTCTGGTGGAACTGATCACTATCAATTGGGTCTATG GTTACAGCAAGTTTGCAGACAATATACACATGATGCTTGGCCATCAGCCTGGTAAATACTGGTTTATATGTTGGAAATATGGATCTGCATTAGTCATTGCT ATAACTATAATTATGAACATTGCTATGTACAAAGAACCAGATCTTGATGATGTTCTGTATCCTGAATGGGCCAAGAGTTTAGGATGGTTGATTGCTATGTTCCCTATAGTTGTTATACCAGCATGGTTCCTTTATAAATACTGCCGAATTGGAGGATTTGAG ttgATGAAGATGGGAGTGAAACCTTTACCATCATGGGGACCAATCAGTAAAAGTAAACAGAGACAATATGCCGATGTTGAAAGCAGTGTAGATAAACGTCTATCAAACCCAGCTTTGGCCAGATTAATGGGGAGTAATGCAACAACAGTAACTGAGTGCTCACCGGCATCATCGACCATGAACTTGATAAGGAGCAAAAATTTAAGTGAATCAGATGTTTGA